Proteins encoded in a region of the Paenibacillus pedocola genome:
- a CDS encoding polysaccharide deacetylase yields MKGSKRTLIRRMIIRGLLTMAIIVGVITVLSKNNLPAAATQDLPEPAVSPAKVSPVPVQAVTPPFVPISRSTPGNNAAKVSAVTGKPAAAIVPLVQKKEQQKEQKEQKKSQKTVYLTFDDGPSNVTPVVLETLRKQGVKATFFVLGEQARSRPELINAIWEQGHAIGNHTYNHNYHDLYSGFTEFWNQIKQTEEVVRDITGLRPQLVRAPGGTYGHFDATYFELLKEAGYTVTDWTVDSGDSKRKGVPAAEILRQSVASMKASSIILLLHDGAGHSESAKALPEIIAKYKAAGYTFGVLDAGQEPVQFRVSAEAAASDRTKPSKAWIASNILPNAGLFAPGKPLALEVGMLEAKLEPGEFRIIGGQYMVPLRAVIERLGGQVSWNAASRSGSIIWNGHHVSADAVKKRLTLTSEDGTTVYRQSNVEMIGASLWLPLRELLEATGHPLLEARVTGGERRVIAS; encoded by the coding sequence ATGAAGGGTAGCAAAAGAACACTGATCCGCCGGATGATCATCCGCGGGTTGCTTACTATGGCAATAATAGTAGGTGTAATAACTGTACTCTCTAAGAATAATCTTCCGGCTGCCGCGACGCAAGATTTGCCCGAACCGGCTGTGAGTCCGGCTAAGGTATCCCCGGTCCCTGTCCAAGCTGTGACGCCGCCTTTCGTCCCGATAAGCCGCAGTACACCAGGGAATAATGCAGCCAAAGTATCCGCTGTAACCGGGAAACCTGCGGCAGCTATTGTGCCCTTGGTGCAGAAGAAGGAGCAGCAGAAAGAGCAGAAAGAGCAGAAGAAGTCGCAAAAGACGGTCTACCTTACTTTTGATGACGGCCCCAGTAATGTGACGCCTGTAGTGCTGGAAACCCTGCGCAAGCAGGGGGTGAAGGCAACCTTTTTTGTGCTGGGAGAACAGGCCAGAAGCCGCCCCGAGCTGATCAATGCCATCTGGGAGCAGGGGCATGCCATCGGTAATCATACCTATAATCATAATTACCATGATTTATATAGCGGATTCACGGAATTCTGGAATCAGATCAAGCAGACAGAAGAAGTGGTGCGGGACATAACAGGTCTCCGGCCGCAGCTTGTCCGTGCACCGGGGGGAACCTACGGCCATTTTGATGCGACCTACTTTGAATTGCTGAAGGAAGCAGGATATACCGTCACGGATTGGACCGTGGACAGCGGGGACTCCAAGCGCAAAGGAGTGCCTGCAGCGGAGATCCTGCGTCAATCGGTGGCCTCGATGAAGGCTTCCAGCATTATTCTGCTGCTCCATGACGGGGCAGGCCATTCGGAAAGCGCGAAGGCGCTGCCGGAGATTATCGCAAAATACAAGGCTGCCGGATATACGTTTGGTGTACTGGATGCAGGGCAGGAACCGGTGCAGTTCAGAGTGTCCGCTGAGGCTGCAGCGTCGGATCGCACTAAACCGTCCAAGGCCTGGATTGCCTCCAATATTCTGCCGAATGCCGGACTGTTTGCACCGGGCAAGCCGCTGGCTCTGGAAGTGGGGATGCTGGAAGCGAAGCTTGAGCCGGGAGAATTCCGGATCATTGGAGGGCAATATATGGTTCCGCTCCGGGCTGTTATTGAAAGGCTTGGCGGACAGGTGAGCTGGAATGCAGCCAGCCGCAGCGGCAGTATCATCTGGAACGGACATCATGTCAGCGCTGATGCGGTCAAGAAACGACTGACGCTGACTTCGGAGGATGGCACCACCGTGTACAGACAATCCAATGTAGAAATGATTGGCGCTTCCTTGTGGCTACCTTTGCGCGAGTTGCTTGAGGCAACGGGACATCCTCTGCTGGAGGCCCGGGTGACGGGGGGAGAACGCCGGGTCATAGCGAGCTGA
- the guaA gene encoding glutamine-hydrolyzing GMP synthase: MNKPNEIIVVLDFGGQYNQLIARRIRDLGVYSELLPYNTPIEKIKALSPKGIVFSGGPSSVYAEDAPHVDPAIYDLGLPIFGICYGMQLMAHQQGGKVERADKREYGKANVDFEMGAVLATGLESGQTVWMSHGDHVVELPTGFKLDAGTESAPIAAMSHVDRKFFAVQFHPEVRHSVNGNEMISNFLYEVCGCEGKWTMESFIEDAVKDIQDKVGDKKVLCALSGGVDSSVVAMLIHRAIGDQLTCMFIDHGLLRKGEAESVMETFVGKFDIHVVKIDARERFMSKLAGVSDPEQKRKIIGNEFIYCFDEESAKLGDFSFLAQGTLYTDIVESGTATAQTIKSHHNVGGLPEDMKFSLIEPLNTLFKDEVRKLGEELGMPSAIVWRQPFPGPGLAIRVLGEVTEEKLQIVRDSDYILREEIAKAGLDREIWQYFTALPNMKSVGVMGDERTYSYTVGIRAVTSIDGMTADWARIPWDVLEKISVRIVNEVDNVNRIVYDVTSKPPATIEWE, from the coding sequence ATGAATAAGCCAAATGAAATTATCGTCGTTCTCGATTTTGGAGGACAGTATAACCAACTTATCGCGCGCAGAATTCGGGACCTGGGGGTATACAGCGAGCTTCTGCCGTACAATACGCCAATTGAGAAGATCAAAGCACTTTCACCGAAGGGGATTGTTTTCTCCGGGGGACCAAGCAGTGTTTACGCTGAGGATGCACCTCACGTGGATCCGGCTATTTATGATCTGGGACTGCCGATTTTTGGGATTTGCTATGGTATGCAGCTTATGGCCCACCAGCAAGGCGGAAAGGTTGAACGTGCGGACAAGCGGGAATACGGCAAAGCCAACGTTGACTTTGAAATGGGCGCTGTACTTGCTACCGGACTGGAGAGCGGTCAGACTGTTTGGATGAGCCACGGCGATCATGTAGTGGAGCTTCCAACCGGATTTAAGCTCGATGCCGGCACAGAGAGTGCTCCGATTGCGGCAATGAGTCATGTAGACCGCAAATTCTTCGCGGTGCAGTTCCACCCTGAGGTACGCCACTCCGTGAACGGGAATGAGATGATCTCGAACTTCCTGTACGAGGTATGCGGCTGTGAAGGCAAATGGACGATGGAATCCTTTATTGAGGATGCCGTTAAGGATATCCAGGATAAAGTCGGCGACAAAAAAGTGCTCTGCGCCCTCAGCGGCGGTGTAGACTCCTCGGTAGTAGCGATGCTGATTCACCGGGCGATCGGCGATCAATTGACCTGTATGTTCATTGACCACGGCCTGCTCCGCAAAGGCGAAGCTGAGAGCGTAATGGAAACCTTTGTCGGCAAATTCGATATTCATGTCGTGAAGATTGACGCACGGGAGCGTTTCATGAGCAAGCTGGCCGGTGTCTCCGACCCTGAGCAGAAGCGTAAGATTATCGGCAATGAATTTATCTACTGCTTCGACGAAGAATCGGCCAAGCTGGGTGATTTCTCGTTCCTGGCCCAAGGTACGCTGTATACGGATATCGTAGAGAGCGGAACGGCAACCGCACAGACCATCAAATCACATCACAATGTCGGCGGCCTGCCGGAAGACATGAAGTTCAGCCTGATCGAGCCGCTGAATACACTGTTCAAGGACGAAGTCCGCAAGCTGGGTGAAGAGCTGGGCATGCCAAGCGCGATCGTCTGGCGTCAGCCGTTCCCAGGTCCGGGACTGGCTATCCGTGTGTTGGGTGAAGTTACGGAAGAGAAGCTGCAGATCGTCCGTGATTCCGACTACATTCTGCGTGAGGAAATCGCCAAGGCCGGTCTGGACCGGGAAATCTGGCAGTATTTCACCGCCTTGCCGAACATGAAGAGCGTTGGCGTTATGGGGGATGAACGTACCTATTCCTACACCGTAGGTATCCGTGCGGTCACTTCCATCGACGGCATGACGGCCGACTGGGCGCGTATTCCATGGGATGTGCTGGAGAAAATCTCCGTTCGCATCGTCAACGAAGTAGACAACGTCAACCGTATCGTCTACGACGTAACCTCCAAGCCGCCTGCAACGATTGAGTGGGAATAG
- a CDS encoding DUF4129 domain-containing transglutaminase family protein, which yields MNFRGDRLWGRPPTDAAAMTVASSGRRKRNGQSVQVMPGPAQQPVLEQTENSQTGNGGSIPLSYRLLFSLAILGMFVEWLMPLHRSVKTADTAELLEILMLAAGALLLWGSFRVPGVLQFSVQSVVIILTWYWACARNEGPGWLTAYAAGIPEETVLFFTGQVSELSEDSRLLILVLGWGLLVASVQQLALYRGSTSLFTIVTVGYLLVLDMAFSLNTTSNVLVTAGLILWMRGLSGLLRLKERTEKRELPYVRWGGCALITATLLTAAAWTGGQLYGPRPAEPVTLQKVMTQLQQWGESRVLNQTKELQPSAGATGYGTGEGELGAPLSSSKTPVFTAITSRPVYWRGESLAYYDGRRWIREGTLYAPLNIRELPSRELSASGFGDTAMLVQRIEFDAPSSGGLPLFSAGTVADVERVELKDGSGLGYVLANRERDRFRLPKVSGSARITGYTVKSLLPESDPAVLRKLDTADPQAVTNSYLQLPAELPGRIAALSRQLTASADNRYDAVTAVQGYLQNGYTYTLETRIPPAAADFVDDFLFTTKQGYCVHFASAMTVLLRSSGIPARYVQGYGPGTLEAGGSGQPRYNVTQADAHAWVEVYFPGAGWVPFDPTPGTAFAAREPAALPAAAPAAAPQETSAALRADALPALPPAGGNPAPPAAAALVLAAAWRWRRSLALLPAARHAGRASRERQLRAAALAWGGLAARYGPPPQGLTAREYAASLAIEDARLRAAVRQFVRQWESLAYSPDGAEPPGPAGLQDGVEAAAFIGHCLTITFRLA from the coding sequence ATGAATTTCCGGGGAGACCGACTCTGGGGTAGGCCGCCAACGGATGCCGCGGCAATGACGGTCGCTTCATCTGGGAGACGCAAGCGAAACGGGCAGAGTGTACAGGTAATGCCCGGGCCTGCACAGCAGCCTGTTCTAGAACAAACGGAGAACAGTCAGACGGGAAACGGAGGCAGCATTCCTCTGTCTTACCGTTTGTTGTTCTCTTTGGCTATTCTGGGAATGTTTGTGGAGTGGCTGATGCCTTTGCACCGGTCGGTGAAAACGGCGGACACGGCAGAGCTGCTGGAGATTCTGATGCTTGCGGCAGGGGCGCTGCTCCTGTGGGGCAGCTTCCGGGTTCCCGGTGTACTGCAATTTTCAGTCCAGTCTGTGGTGATCATCTTGACCTGGTACTGGGCATGTGCCAGAAATGAGGGTCCCGGATGGCTAACAGCTTACGCGGCGGGAATTCCGGAGGAGACGGTTTTATTCTTCACGGGTCAGGTGTCGGAGCTAAGCGAGGACAGCAGGCTGCTTATTCTGGTACTGGGCTGGGGCCTGCTGGTTGCTTCCGTGCAGCAGCTGGCGCTATACAGGGGAAGTACGTCCCTGTTCACGATAGTAACTGTAGGTTATCTGCTTGTACTGGATATGGCCTTCAGCTTGAATACCACAAGCAATGTGCTGGTCACGGCAGGGCTGATCCTCTGGATGCGGGGACTCAGCGGACTGCTGCGACTTAAGGAACGGACGGAGAAACGCGAGCTTCCTTACGTCCGCTGGGGAGGCTGTGCCCTGATCACTGCCACCCTGCTGACAGCAGCAGCCTGGACAGGGGGACAGCTGTATGGCCCGCGTCCGGCTGAACCCGTTACACTGCAGAAGGTGATGACACAATTGCAGCAATGGGGTGAAAGCCGGGTCTTAAATCAGACGAAGGAACTGCAGCCTTCAGCGGGAGCTACAGGATACGGCACAGGGGAGGGGGAGCTTGGAGCACCACTGTCTTCCAGCAAAACGCCTGTATTTACGGCCATTACCAGCCGCCCGGTCTACTGGCGGGGAGAGAGCCTTGCCTATTATGACGGCCGCCGCTGGATAAGGGAAGGCACATTGTATGCACCGCTTAATATAAGAGAGCTTCCTTCCCGGGAGCTGTCAGCATCCGGATTCGGAGACACAGCGATGCTGGTCCAGCGGATTGAGTTTGACGCGCCCTCTTCCGGTGGTCTCCCGCTGTTCAGTGCCGGAACGGTAGCGGACGTGGAGCGGGTAGAGCTGAAGGACGGGAGCGGGCTGGGTTATGTGCTGGCTAACCGGGAGAGGGACCGCTTCCGTCTGCCGAAAGTTTCCGGCTCTGCCCGAATTACAGGGTACACCGTGAAGTCACTGCTGCCCGAGAGTGATCCGGCAGTACTGCGCAAGCTGGACACAGCGGACCCTCAGGCTGTAACGAATTCATATTTGCAGCTGCCGGCAGAGCTGCCCGGACGGATTGCCGCACTCTCCAGACAGCTAACTGCCTCTGCGGATAACCGCTATGATGCGGTCACTGCCGTACAGGGGTATTTGCAGAACGGCTACACCTACACGCTGGAGACCCGGATTCCGCCGGCCGCTGCGGATTTCGTGGATGACTTCCTGTTCACCACGAAGCAGGGCTATTGTGTCCATTTCGCATCGGCGATGACAGTACTGCTGCGCAGCAGCGGTATCCCGGCCCGGTATGTCCAGGGCTACGGGCCGGGGACGCTTGAGGCCGGCGGCAGCGGGCAGCCGCGCTATAATGTCACCCAGGCTGATGCCCATGCCTGGGTGGAGGTGTATTTCCCCGGCGCGGGCTGGGTACCCTTCGATCCTACGCCGGGGACTGCTTTTGCCGCCCGGGAACCGGCGGCACTCCCCGCTGCGGCGCCTGCCGCCGCGCCGCAGGAGACGTCCGCTGCGCTGCGCGCGGACGCCCTGCCCGCCCTGCCGCCGGCGGGCGGGAACCCGGCGCCGCCCGCTGCGGCGGCGCTGGTGCTCGCCGCCGCCTGGCGCTGGCGGCGGAGCCTGGCCCTGCTGCCGGCGGCACGGCACGCCGGCAGGGCCAGCCGCGAGCGGCAGCTGCGCGCCGCCGCGCTGGCCTGGGGCGGCCTTGCGGCGCGGTACGGCCCGCCGCCGCAAGGCCTGACAGCCAGGGAGTACGCAGCCTCCCTGGCGATCGAGGACGCGCGGCTGCGCGCCGCGGTCCGGCAGTTCGTACGCCAGTGGGAATCGCTGGCGTACAGTCCGGACGGGGCGGAGCCTCCCGGCCCGGCAGGGCTGCAGGACGGCGTAGAAGCCGCCGCCTTTATCGGCCACTGCCTGACCATTACCTTCCGTCTGGCCTAA
- a CDS encoding DUF58 domain-containing protein has protein sequence MSYSSLIEQTQNKQQDQLSAAAGRILPHSRSMAWQWLRMLAITAVLAALYAWRGGASLLFLLTASGLLMLGGFLLQACGPRSVKIVRSMSPARPVAGDNVNVEVQVSFTTWLPIPWMIITDYWSGGWHQELLFPGFRRSFHYVYKLHEMPRGIHQLHGCRMSWGDLPGLFTGGCCPEGNAGFKVLPRPLYIGGTLPESILMPGDVLSLKRGRNSGEAADIRDYAPGDPLSRIHWKNSARKGSLQSRVPEREEGRMTCIVLANSPENYEVPYSALIPRSQRSTAAPAFERAVSTAMGLMLSAERSGAYVQLFSGGWPEGLARHEGLGKLPGRVQDMLTEITPSGTRSLSRLLEDASKGWIPGMTVAVITGRLEEEAARTLARFLVQGVRVELYYVWDQPAPAAADMLRNPAVLNDPAVEYKHHTAGTIGSSLARLGAKMYCLHPVPPDGHKEAELHEFPGRPTLG, from the coding sequence TTGTCCTATTCATCACTAATAGAGCAGACACAAAATAAGCAGCAGGACCAGTTATCCGCCGCTGCAGGAAGGATTCTTCCGCACAGCCGCAGTATGGCGTGGCAGTGGCTGCGTATGCTTGCTATCACTGCAGTGCTTGCCGCGTTATATGCCTGGCGGGGCGGAGCCTCCCTGCTGTTCCTCCTGACAGCCAGCGGACTTTTGATGTTAGGAGGCTTCCTGCTGCAGGCTTGCGGGCCGCGCAGCGTAAAGATCGTCCGCAGCATGTCTCCTGCCCGCCCGGTGGCCGGGGATAATGTGAACGTTGAGGTGCAGGTCAGCTTCACCACCTGGCTCCCGATCCCGTGGATGATCATCACTGATTATTGGAGCGGCGGCTGGCATCAGGAATTGCTGTTTCCGGGCTTTCGGCGCTCCTTCCATTATGTCTATAAGCTTCATGAGATGCCGCGCGGCATCCATCAGCTTCACGGCTGCAGAATGAGCTGGGGGGATCTGCCCGGACTGTTCACAGGCGGGTGCTGCCCCGAAGGGAACGCAGGCTTCAAAGTCCTTCCAAGGCCGCTCTATATCGGCGGAACTTTGCCGGAGAGCATCCTCATGCCCGGAGATGTGCTGTCGCTGAAGCGGGGCCGGAACAGCGGTGAAGCAGCGGATATCCGTGATTATGCACCGGGTGATCCGCTCAGCCGGATCCACTGGAAGAACAGCGCCCGTAAGGGCTCGCTGCAGAGCCGGGTGCCGGAGCGGGAAGAAGGGCGCATGACCTGCATTGTGCTGGCCAACAGCCCCGAGAACTACGAGGTTCCTTATAGCGCCCTCATCCCGCGCAGCCAGCGGAGTACGGCAGCCCCTGCCTTCGAACGGGCTGTATCCACAGCAATGGGGCTGATGCTGTCGGCGGAGCGCAGCGGAGCCTATGTCCAGCTGTTCAGCGGCGGCTGGCCGGAAGGGCTTGCCAGACATGAGGGGCTTGGGAAGCTTCCCGGCAGAGTGCAGGATATGCTGACCGAAATTACGCCTAGCGGCACGCGCAGCCTCAGCCGGCTGCTGGAGGATGCATCGAAGGGCTGGATTCCCGGCATGACAGTGGCCGTCATTACCGGACGGCTGGAGGAAGAGGCAGCCCGGACGCTTGCCCGGTTCCTTGTACAAGGGGTGAGAGTAGAGCTGTATTATGTGTGGGACCAGCCAGCTCCCGCTGCGGCGGACATGTTGCGGAATCCGGCCGTTCTCAATGATCCGGCAGTGGAATATAAGCATCATACTGCAGGAACGATAGGGAGCAGCCTGGCCCGGCTCGGAGCCAAGATGTACTGCCTGCATCCGGTTCCGCCAGACGGGCATAAGGAGGCGGAGCTTCATGAATTTCCGGGGAGACCGACTCTGGGGTAG